In the genome of Lactuca sativa cultivar Salinas chromosome 3, Lsat_Salinas_v11, whole genome shotgun sequence, the window AAATTTCTTGATTCATTATTAAAGGGTTTTTAGAAAATATATTAAAGGGTTTAAACtatatttagaaaatatattGTCAAATATTACAAggtttaaactatttttagaaaatatattgttagaaatGCCTTCAACTGaccaaaaaaccaaaaataaatgcTATAAAAAGGTAATGAACTCTTAATTTTGTATTTGCACAAGTTTTACCCATGTTACCTTACATAACAAGTCATATTTTATTTTTACATATTTGGATAATGTTTTAAATTTTGTTACGAATACAGTCTAATTTTTTTATGTATAAATTCGATTCAAAATtagttttgttttaaaattttatattttttacaatatttttaaacctttttatatagtttttttttctacAATTTCCTTTTACAGTTTTTACTACATTTAGAATTTCTTTTGTTCAAAAAAAGTTATAAATACCCAAAAAAAAGTTCAAAAGAATTGTAAAAGAAGTTCTAATCGTTGTAttaaaatttttatatataaagcaagtttataactttctttgTAAAAAGGTATAAAGAAAGTTatgaaaatatttataaaaacttaaaaaaaaaaactacgaaATAGTTTATAAAAGGTTATATAAAAAAGCCAAGTttctaaaaagttttaaaaatgtcTTAAACAGATCTGAAAAAggttttaaaagttataaaaaaaaattgtaaaaaaaaaataaataataataataataataataataataataataataataataataataataataattttaaggCGATTCTTTTTTTCTTCAATAAATTAGGATCATATATATTCTAACAAAAAATGAAGTTTGGATCAAATTCTTAACAAAATCTAAAACTTTGGCTAAAAGTGCAATATTGTAATATGACATTTCTATACATTGGTATAACATGTACATGTGGAAATAAAAAACTTGAGCGCTCGTTACAGTTTTATAACATTTCTTGAGTTTGTTGATAACTTAAAAACATTTTCAATAGTATATTTTCCGAAAGCAGTTTTTGCCGAATATTAAAATATtgcatattttaaaaataaataaataaataagtttaatGTAAATGTGGTGGTAAGTTGTGACTAAAGACTTCTACTTACATTTTTACCGAAAAACATGTGCAATTTCAATCCACGTTTCGAGTATCACATTCTTGTTTGATAATTGATGATGATATAGATTGAAGGTGCCGCATCTAAAGGTGGTAGAGGTGAAAGCATTTGGGATGTCTTCTGCCACAACAACCCTGGTCGGTCTTTCtcatattcattttttttttgttaatacgATCACAATACTCTTTTTCATCATTTAACTTCATGAAAATTTGCTTTAATTTATTTTAGATGCCATTGTTAATGGTGATAATGGAAACAACGGCACCAATGCTTATTTTAAATACAAGGTAATTAATCATGCTTAACCTTAGTGTACTCTTAAATCAATTTGCAACATTTCATTAATCCAAAccgttttttgttttttgatgtATAAACAGGAGGATGTGCAAATGATGAAAAAAATGGGTCTAAATGCCTATAGATTCTCAATTTCATGGACTAGAATATTTCCAGGTGAATTACGAAAAAAAATTACttaacttatatatatacatTAATTTTGTTTAGTTAAAGCTGTAACTTGGTGTTGAATTTTTAGGTGGAAGACCAAGTAATGGCATCAACAAGGAAGGTATTGACTACTACAATAACCTAATCAATGAGCTCATACTTTGTGGAATTACGCCATATGTCACTCTCTTTCATTGGGACACTCCCGAAACCCTGGAAGAAGAATACATGGGCTTCCTAAGTGAAAAGATTATGTAAGTAAAACTGATCAAAAAGAAAATATACATACAGGGGCTAGCTATTAAATAATTTGAAAAACAAAATGCAACCTCATCCGGATATTATATTATTGTGCATATTTGATTATTAGATATGATTTTACGAGTTATGCGGGATTTTGCTTCTGGGAGTTTGGTGATCGAGTGAAGAATTGGATCACAATAAACGAACCGCATTCTTATGCTTCGTGTGGATACGCTGATGGTACATTTCCGCCTGGCAGGGGAAAAGACGGCGTTGGGGATCCTGGGACTGAGCCGTATATAGTAGCAAAAAACTTACTCCTTTCTCATGCTTCTGTTGTCAATCTATATCGACAAAAATTTCAAGtaatatatatatcatattcatCTTGGTTATTGTTTTTggttgtatatatgtatttcttATGTGGGTTGcgtgtatttttcatttttcccaTTGAAGAATCGGATGATATATATGGTTGAATTTAATTCATTGACCTTACATCTCATTCAACTCCTTTATCAAATATTTTAACTCTTATAATAAACCATGCATTGTGGTTACTTTCATGGAAAGATTAAAAAGAATGACCCACAAAATGAATATATATGAACTAGTTTTATGTTTATCCATGAGCATCACCATATCTATATTTCTTATCCATTTGGGACTGAAATCTTTTCAGAAAAAACAAGGTGGTAAGATTGGGATTACACTAAACGCAGTATTTTGCGAGCCACTTAATCCTGAGAAACAAGAAGACAAGGATGCAGCCCTCAGAGCCATAGACTTCATGTTTGGATGGtgagtccatatatatatatatatatatatatatatatatatatatatatatatatatatatatatatatatatatatatatatatatatatatatatatatatatatatatatatatatatatatatatatatatatatatacagttatACACACACACCCTACGTGTATCATTAATTACTCATGTGGAACTTATTTTATACAGATTTGGTAATGATAACCAGATATTAAATGTTGAATTAATTTTAGGTTCATGGAGCCATTATTTAGCGGAAAATACCCCGACAATATGATAAAATATGTTACCGGTGACCGTTTGCCAGAATTCACGGCAGAGGAAGCCAAGTCAATCAAGGGTTCTTACGATTTTCTTGGGTTGAATTATTATACCTCCTATTACGCCACCTCTGCAAAACCAAGTCAAGTTCCCTCCTATGTGACAGATAGCAATGTCCATCAACAAGCAGGTATATATGATGTAATAAATAATTAATCCTTAATTTAATACGGAAGGTTTATGatgtaataaataaatatgtttttttttttttttttctcagaGGGTCTTGATGGGAAGCCTATCGGTCCACAGGTATAACTAATTTCAGTAACAAAGTGTGGAGTTGTGTCATATTTTGTTTCTTAATTAATACTATTAATTTGTGATTGATCAAATGTAGGGAGGCAGTGACTGGTTGTACTCCTATCCACTTGGATTTTACAAAATTCTGCAGCACATAAAACATACTTATGGAGATCCATTGATTTTCATAACAGAAAATGGTaatcaaatttgttttttttttttttttttcctttctgatAAATGGTTGTTTTAATTCATTGTAATTTATAGGAAATATTACATTTTCAATTGGATCATTTTATATAGGTTGGCCAGACAAAAACAATGACACCATTGGAATTGGCGCAGCCTGTGTTGACACTCAACGTATTGATTATCATAATGCTCATCTTCAAAAACTCCGAGATGCGGTTAGGTAAACTTATATTGTATAATGTATTGTATCtttgttgttaaaaaaaaaataactgtATAATGTGTTATGTGTAGTATCTACCTTTTCTTTACTTCACCTCCATTCTAATCGGACCATGTTACACTATTAATGTAGGGATGGCGTTAGGGTAGAGGGGTACTTTGTATGGTCGTTGATGGATAATTTTGAATGGATAGCAGGATATTCTATTCGTTTTGGTCTACTTTATGTAGATTACAATGATGGGAAATACACAAGGTACCCAAAGAACTCTGCAATATGGTATATGAATTTTCTTAAAAGTCCTAAGAAACTTGGTGAACAAAAGAAGATACCTAAGTGTGTTCCAAATAAGCCTATTGCTAAAACCCAAAGCACCGAGACGTCTACCAAAACAAGCAGAGTACTAGCCGAAGTAGTTCTGATTATGATATTAAGTATTCTTTGTATAGTCATGTTTATTTTTGATTATAAAATGAAAATAGGTTGTATTTATTAGACGTATCATTCATGTTTCATAtttattcattcatttatttatttactttgtaAAGAATTTGTATTAGACTAGGATTCTTTGTATTAGACTAGGTTTATTGTACCCTTTGATAAACCACTTCTTATGTATTTATATTCAAGCCATGTAAAGGGAATAAACAAGCAGACAATTAAAGTATTTTATGGTATCAAAGAGATAAAAATCTTCAAACCCTTTCTTTTTCTATATTAAAATGATTTTCCCAAAACTCAATATTGTATCCCACCAACTATATAAAAACAATACAAGATTAATGGGCTAACTACAAATGGGATGTTGCACACTGGTCCACACATAATATACAAATACATAACCATATAAATATACGGCTAACATCCCATTGCAATAGGAACAAGAGATCTAGATCGAACGTTTAGACCGGATATGAAATCAAGAAATAAAGATTAAGGAAACCACTTAGTGGGAATGTTAGTATATAGTATATACTAAGACGATGAAAAGACATGAAGAAGACAAATTTGTCCCATAGCAACCTTGTCACACACAAAATATATGTTGAtctttatatgttttgtgtgttgATATTGAACCGGGTTGGTGGACAAATACACGTCAATGACGTTATCACAACATACCAGAGTAGCGAAGAGCGGTAAATAATGAAGCCCACGCAAAAGATTGTGAAGACAACCGGTATCAACAACAACATTCACAACACCCGAATAGCAACGATATCGCAACACCGAGATACTAGGGTTCGACATTGGACTGAGATATCGTACCTTGTCTTTTGGATGACCAAGAGAGAAAGTTTTGACCAAGAAAAACGCAGTAACCTGAAGTGGGTAGTCAGGCCAATCAATACCCAAGAACGGCCGGACCACGAGAGTGAGAGGCATGTAGTTGTAAACCATGATCCAAAGTACCACAAATACATTTGAGAATACGTTTGAGAGTCATGAAGTGAGGCTCTTGGGGATCATGCATGTATAAGCACATCTATTGAAAGACACAAGTGATGTTTGTTGGGTGGTCGGGTGAATGCCAAATATTGTAAAGCGTCAACAAGACTCATATAGAAAGTCGAAAGTCGGGTTAGTAACAAGAGAGCACGTGTCATCGAACTTAGCAAATCCATCAATGGGTTATCACCGAAAAATAATCATATTTCCACCACTATTCTTTATAAGTCTCATTTTCCACCTTTCTTGGAAATGCGGTCTACGCTCACTCTCGAAAACAACGGATGACTCAAGTGCAAAACCGGTTAATCCAACCCTCTCAGTCTGACATCGGTTTCAGACATTGTCTCTTGCTTCAACTAGTATTTGGTCTTAACGAACCCTTATACCCTTTATGAGTTTGCCACTTTGATCCAACAGTCTGACCCCTTACCACCATTTTATGAAGCTAAATCCAACATAATTTTAGAAGACACCCACAAGGCTAAATTCGCCTCTAATAACCCGACCACCTTGATCACCACTGTTGTCATCACATCACTACACACTAATAACCAATATAGTAACACCACCACCTACACTATTAGATCCTCTTCCCATAGTCAGATAAGCAAACTAGATGTGATATGGGTGGTTGTGTGCATAGACAAAACAACCCCAACCAAAACAACAATTATTGCCCACGGTCTTAGTCACCCTTTCCATCATGAGCATGACCCAACATCAGTAGACCGCCCCCGCCTTGCCCATTGTCAACAGGCTTATAGTCAGTTCCTCCCGTCTCCAATAACCCACCATGTGTCCTTACACTCCTACCGATTGAATCCCTCAGTCTTTTTTTTCAATTTGAGCAAGTTAAACAAGCACATTATCATTGGCAATGGTAATAAAATTTCCGATTTATGGCCagggaaaatgacataaaagcccttaagttttcACAAAAGTGTCGGTTTTACCCTTGAACGTGTTTTAAGTCCAGTAAAGTCCGAAGTTTTGTTTAATTTGGACGTGTTTTAGGTCTGGTAGGTTACCTGGAAACCGGCTACAAGggtaaaaatgaacaaattaaacaaaatttCGGGCTTTACCGGACCTAAAACATGTCCAAGGGTAAAACCGATATTTTTGTgaaaacttaagggcttttatgtcattttcccttATGGCTACCAGCACGTTTTTTCCCCTCACTCGCACCCTTTGTTTCACTTAAAGATATTGTTTATCCCCTTAGTCtcgttaaaaaaaaaattatgtatatcATCTTTTAGTGACTGCAACATCGAGGAAGTAATTAAGAACGCCCACACCTATCATAGAGAATTCACAGCTAAGGGACGTCATAAGCAGCAACGGAAGAGATGGTGATGAAGTGGCGAAGTTGATGGCTTCAACGTATAAGAGCAAATATGTCAAATCATTGCTCTTTTATAAACAAAGAGCAAGGAACCGGTTTTTTTCTTTCTACAACACTAGTACCATTTTACAAAATTTATTTTCCGATAAATTACTAGATTCTCATTAGAAAGGATACGAATATACAATTACAAGATAAATGGGCCTGAAGCCCGACAGCTATACAAGAAGAGATGTGATACTACATGAGGCCCAGTACATAAAATATGTGTGGACTAATATCTATAACATGTTTGGATCATTTCGATCGTATGTCTATTTAATAGAAATGTTTGTTTGCTGAACATTTTTAGTTTCTCAAAACTATAAAGCATTTTCACAAATCGTCTTTTTCAAGTTTTTGGAAGCTATTCAACCTACTTAGTTGAAATTGTTTGTTAATGAACATGTACTTTCCCAATCAGGGTATCCACAAGGTCCACGTGATCATCAAGAAAAATTGGTCGATTCCAATGCCTAACACCTTTGTAAGGAGTTGTTTAAATAAAGTATTAAAGCTGACATGGATGCCACATGAATGCCATGTAACCAATTTTGCTCAAGTTACTTATCTTTTTTCAACCTTGGGATGAGTGATGACatgtagttttaaaaaaaaaaaaaaaggcactAACCGGTAAAACACCTACTGTTAGAAACCATATTGATAAAACTTAAACAATCATGTAAGTAAGGTCTAAATAGTTCACAGTAACTAAGTACAAAAAATAGTGACATTACCCCTTGTGGCCTTGTTTATATATTAAAAGATGGCATTTTTAGACTTTCTTGGAAATAATCATTCCATATTGTGAAAAAGACATTACAAATTAAAGTTCTGATAGAAGTAGATAAAAGTTAAGAAAAATCAACATAAGAAAACAAACGAATGAAAATAATATCAAAAAATTATTTTCACAGTGGTAGATCTAAAGTTCCCGATAAGAAAAAAATAACATAACTTTGTTCATGTCTCGAATTGTAAATGCTATAATGATTGAAGTTTGAGAGCAATCAACACTATTTTCAACAAATGTGGAAACTAAAACACTCTTTCACAACAACTTATATCTATTGGTGAGATCAATAAAATGTTACCTAAATGATTGATTCATCAAACAATCATCTGATCTAATGTTTTTTCCCTTCATCTCCCTCTTCGTCCAAATGATCAGCTTTTTGAGCAGGCTTTTTAGGAATTCCCCAACCACTAATCATATTTCTTGATTCATCATTTGAAGAAGGCAACTTTTGTTCATCTTTTCTTCTCCCCTGATCAACCAAAAACTTTTCACCCCATCAacaatatttgaaaattaaattaATCAGTCAGTACCTGTTTAGAGATTCTCACATCTTTCTCTAGAGATTTGTTCCTTGAAGCTCCATTAAATAATTGGAATCCCTGAAGATCTCCATTCTTGATGCTTGCTTCTAACTGCCAATCGTATAATTATCAGCTCTATAAAGTATAAACATGTCAGAGATGTAGTTATGGTGATTGGAGACTATGAGCTTGAAGAGCTTTTACCTGGATGTGAAGAATGCAAAGAAGAATGCTTGCGATAggtaaccagctttcatcaggtGACAGTGATAAGTTTGTCCTACAATCACAACCAATCTATAACATATGAAGCAATTCAATTCAAGATCAACAAAATCAAAGAGTAAATGACAAGTTTAAGAACCTTAAGTATGGAGCCAAGTAAATGATGGCATATACAGCATAACGTTTATCGCCGGTATCCATCCAAGCAAAAACCCAACTCTACAAACAATAAGACACAACACAACAATCAATCATCAAAAACGAACacaaaaaaaatatcatgtacAGAGTATGAACTCTTCTTAATCAAGCAGCGGAATCAAGAGAAAGGTCGTAATGCTCACCATCCAGTTGAAGTAAGGGATGAAGCTTATAATCCCCATGACAGCGAACCTTGCATCAGCTGAATCGATCACCGAGTCACCATCTTCCTCGTCGTTGGGACTTACAGGGAGAGGAAATACTAACGAGTTGAGCACACACGCGCCGATAGCAAAGACGAACGGCGCATCGTGAATTAACTCCGCCCTGCATCTTCCATTTCTGATTCTCCGCTTCTATAGAAAATAAAAAACCCAAACGGATACACACGGACAGAACTAGGGTTTCAGAACTCAAATCAAGCACCAACAACAACAAAataaaatgagagagagagagagagagagagagatgacctGGTTGATGTTTATGTAAGGGTGATGATGAAGTGTGTACAAAGGTTTGAGTTTTGGGAGGGTAGAAGAGCTGCAGGCGGAGGAGAAAGGAAcgagagaaagagagttcatcGGCGGTGGAGCAGAAAGCGGCGGCAACTCAGGAGATGGGAGTGGCGCCGGGTGTGGAGCCCCGGTTGTTGAAGACCGAAGATCCGTCGAGTTTCGTACAATTGGGGAAGTGTGCCGTGTTTGAGGAGGCTTGGCTTCTAGCACCGGTCAGGTAACAATTCTCACGTGTTCATATATTCCATATAGTATTAATATTGGTTATCGGTGGTATTTAAAGGGTATTTGGCTTAGTTTTTTACGATCCAacgtcattttaaaaaaaaaaaaaacaaaaaatatttgtcaaaactaattttaaaaactatttttggagtttttatacaaagaaaatgaattttttaaaaaagcaaggaaatcctgactttttgtaacttttccacaAATGACTTTTGGCTGTGAAAAACTAAACCAAACACCCGCTTAAACTTTAGAGGGTGTTTTGGATTCCTTTCAAAATAAATTATCGAATTATCGGATTTTTAAAAAGCAGTAAGTAAAAAATGTATTTGAGATTACTTCAAAAgtaataagtaaaaaaaaaattattgtattgatgctttttaAAATGGAGTTTTGCATTCTTTGAACAAGAGGTTTTTATGAATTAGTTTTTTTAAACTATAAATGACCCTACGATCTTTATTGAACTATTTAGTCTCATTTATTcccttatttttttttcataacctTTTTTTTAATCAGATTAAGTATAAAAAAAATTCACTAcaaaaattaattcaaatatttttaaaaacttaTTTTGCTATCCTCATAAATCAATAAACATTgtccaaaaaaaacttttaaagatAAAAAACAATCCAAAACATAACCTTACTTTTTAAGCttattaagataaaaaaaaaaattagggtaaATGTCACAAAAATTTATTAGAGTtcgtcccaaaatcattcattgtggaAATCATAGGCGTGCACTACGATCAATCTGAGCTCTTCTTTTCCAAactgatgatacctgaaaccaaaactgtaaaccgtaagcacgaagcttagtaagtcccccagagcataccctaCACACAATCCACATGACACATATCGTATTAGCTGTAAAAACTATTTCTACCGTtatcacatatcaattagctataaaagctactaTATCATGTATCACATATCAaatagctataaaagctatctctaccattaacACATATCAAGTAATTATATAAGCTACTTctgccacatatcacatatcaaataactataaaagttatctctaccattggcacatatcaattagctatacaagttatctctaccgttagccacaaaggctatctctaccatcagcCATAAATGttgtctctaccattagccacaaggctatctctaccattagccataaaggttgtctctaccattagccacaaaggctatctctaccacatatcacgCATACATACATATTACACACCTTTACATAACaagtataccaactatcataaaatgggccgaccttggtgcatCAGACTcgttggtatggtgagaagactcacttctcAAAGGCTGAACTCTCACTTCTCAAAGGCTGAACTGGCAAACTGAAGTCAGATATATCTCACGCTGCTCCTCCCAAACTGCCTATAATCAATGAGTGAATAACTCAGCATAATCCCATAAATACCCCCAGGGTGGTCAAAGTTAAGGTCTATAATCCATGCtgaccttgactcgtcgagtgtaACTtgacactcgtcgagttccttgttTAACTCACCAAATCACTGAGTCACCCTAGTGACTCTTCGAGTTCCTTGATGTTCATGGTCGTGAACTCCCAACCGTGAACCTTTGACCGTGAATGAGAAAACCcttcctgactcgccgagtcactttcacgactcgccgagttcccctagTCCAACATGTTTACGGTCCTTTCTAGTGGGACTTaaggtcccaaacttcagatATATCTTCTTCTAGGGCAGATGTCCCataaaattgcaaactttacgtgcatgcatgacctCACATTGCCATAACACAAAAAATAACCTTCAAATAAGGTTTTCATGCATGGAGAGGGGATAAGCTTATAAAAAGATGCAACTTTATGCAATTTGGGACCTTAGAAGGTCCAGATCCAAACTTGACTTCATTTTGCCTCAAGAATGGCCATTTTCTTCCAAGAAAGAGATCTAAAATCTACAACTCAAGATAACGAATTTATACCTCAACGAGATGGCCAAAACAGAGTAGATGCTCGATCTACTGCTTCTCCCTTGACCCTTCCTCTTCAAACTTTGAAATCCttcccaaaaaccccaagaatTGCTCACAAAGGCTGTCACTCCCAGACAAGAAGGTTCACGGCCGAAAACGTTCTTCTTAGAGATAATAAGATGCTAAGGGAGGCCACAAGGGTAgataatgatctttatatagggtgcaaaccctaaaaactagggtttcctCTTAcaactcctactcgccgagttgtgtcttccgactcaccgagtaggtctCGATCCCGCGTCCTTGATTTAATGCCcccacttgacgagttggactcccaactcgccgagtccatgtaccaAAACCTTAAAAGCTTGAACCCAATACACAATTCCTGGAACAGGTGTTACAACCGGAAACataaaactaaaattgtaagccaaagttTAATGAGTTCCttcaaaataccaccacacaaacatataacaacatgcatattgggtccacaaccatcaaactggattacccctgagcccataaTATGAGTCTGGTTTGCCTTTCTGGCCCACATCCTATATCTGGATTGCACccaagcccacaacataagtctggtttGCCTTAATGGCCATCAACGTATGTATGGCTTGCTCtcaagcccacaacataagtctgactTGCCTTTCCGGCCCTCATCATATGTATGGCTTGCTCTTGAGTTTGTTGGCTTCCGCACAGAGCAGTAtttcctcaacccaaccacactatgtcgacatatatataacagataacatatatccagtaaacagataatcatataaccagtcaacagaAAAACAGATTAATCTACAAATCACTACCGCATAACATCTTATATACTAGGACACATATATCTGACATATcaatacaacatagcaacatcctctataccaggatacataacctagtaggccgacattggtgccttcgactcacaaGTGCAGTGAGGGAAACTCACATCACAGTCTGAAAAGATAGTTAGACCGAACCTTACTCCGATTACTGCATCTACTAATCTCTTACACAAAAACCAGGGCCTTAAACTCAAACTACCactcaaaatacctaaaatgcCCCTAGATAACATTTGGTCAAAatcttggtcaacggtcaaagctgaaagtcaaaaagtcaatggaAGATCCAGTTggttgagtacgccctgcgtactcagctACTATGTCAGGCATAGTCGCATCTCATCCAAAACCACAAGACTCTAACCCAGTGCACATAATGTACCCattggtacgcccatcgtactccgtctgaatcaaaaacttcatatTAAGAACTTATTCCTTAAAGACCTCTCATATCCAGACCCATAACATCATTCtaattcataaagtttccacctttatgactttccatggctacaCTAGGCCCAAAAgataaaaccctaacttaataatccattaagacatcttgactcttgcatggaagggataaaAGGACGAAGATCTCATATTTATGGTtcttaatagctccataatggataaagtttccagctttatccattaggatcgtctaaacaaccaagatcttgtctttaagtctcaaagaccaaaaatgcatctttctcaacttaatccattaagtccaagtctccaactttatccataacaaggttacaaactttcaagatctaaactctatgcactaaagtgaccaaaaagtGACAAATATGAAAATTAATAAGATCTATGAAAGTAATGagcaagtttgaagctttttactcaAAATTGTCCAGAAATGATGTAATCTTGCTGGATCTATGCTTGAATCCTTCTTCCATACACTTTGCCACTACTTTGTTCTTCAACATTCCACCTTCTAATGGAGAAATCAGCTCATAAATGATGCCAAGGCTCAAAATAAGTGAGATGAGACTAGGGTTTTGAGTTAGAGGCTCATGATGGGAAGGACCCCCAAGGGGTTAGAGAccttaaatagggttcaaaatCATTAAAATAGGGTTTTTACTTTGCGGCGGTACACCCAATGTACCTAAATTTACGCTCAACATAATGCCCTAAAAACGTGTTCTTCAGCCTAGTACACCCATTATACTAGctagtgtacgcccaacatactgtcAGACTCCCTATTGAAGATCCCGACAATCATATCTAATTACTTTTAACTTAAAACATACCGAACTAAAATCCTTATTCCAAAAAGGAAGTTCGAAACATCACTttttccattttaccctttgactccaaaacacaaaccaaggg includes:
- the LOC111918838 gene encoding beta-glucosidase 24, producing METTTQNTGAKFSLFQNLVHSNDFKPDFVWGAATSAYQIEGAASKGGRGESIWDVFCHNNPDAIVNGDNGNNGTNAYFKYKEDVQMMKKMGLNAYRFSISWTRIFPGGRPSNGINKEGIDYYNNLINELILCGITPYVTLFHWDTPETLEEEYMGFLSEKIIYDFTSYAGFCFWEFGDRVKNWITINEPHSYASCGYADGTFPPGRGKDGVGDPGTEPYIVAKNLLLSHASVVNLYRQKFQKKQGGKIGITLNAVFCEPLNPEKQEDKDAALRAIDFMFGWFMEPLFSGKYPDNMIKYVTGDRLPEFTAEEAKSIKGSYDFLGLNYYTSYYATSAKPSQVPSYVTDSNVHQQAEGLDGKPIGPQGGSDWLYSYPLGFYKILQHIKHTYGDPLIFITENGWPDKNNDTIGIGAACVDTQRIDYHNAHLQKLRDAVRDGVRVEGYFVWSLMDNFEWIAGYSIRFGLLYVDYNDGKYTRYPKNSAIWYMNFLKSPKKLGEQKKIPKCVPNKPIAKTQSTETSTKTSRVLAEVVLIMILSILCIVMFIFDYKMKIGCIY
- the LOC111918850 gene encoding uncharacterized protein LOC111918850 isoform X1 — its product is MNSLSLVPFSSACSSSTLPKLKPLYTLHHHPYININQKRRIRNGRCRAELIHDAPFVFAIGACVLNSLVFPLPVSPNDEEDGDSVIDSADARFAVMGIISFIPYFNWMSWVFAWMDTGDKRYAVYAIIYLAPYLRTNLSLSPDESWLPIASILLCILHIQLEASIKNGDLQGFQLFNGASRNKSLEKDVRISKQGRRKDEQKLPSSNDESRNMISGWGIPKKPAQKADHLDEEGDEGKKH
- the LOC111918850 gene encoding uncharacterized protein LOC111918850 isoform X2, whose protein sequence is MNSLSLVPFSSACSSSTLPKLKPLYTLHHHPYININQKRRIRNGRCRAELIHDAPFVFAIGACVLNSLVFPLPVSPNDEEDGDSVIDSADARFAVMGIISFIPYFNWMSWVFAWMDTGDKRYAVYAIIYLAPYLRTNLSLSPDESWLPIASILLCILHIQLEASIKNGDLQGFQLFNGASRNKSLEKDGRRKDEQKLPSSNDESRNMISGWGIPKKPAQKADHLDEEGDEGKKH